One part of the Oceanihabitans sp. IOP_32 genome encodes these proteins:
- a CDS encoding transposase — translation MDNYLELLKLILPEFLINHFDLVNSTKNGEVMHLYFEERNITPKEESKRELIAHGFHKQITIQDFPLRGNTVYLHVKRRRWLDKTTKQVVQRDWNLVAQGTRMTTEFAAFLKEISQY, via the coding sequence TTGGACAATTATCTAGAACTACTCAAACTTATTTTACCTGAATTTTTAATCAATCATTTTGATTTGGTAAATAGCACAAAAAATGGTGAAGTAATGCATCTTTACTTCGAAGAACGTAATATCACCCCTAAAGAAGAGTCTAAACGCGAGTTAATTGCTCATGGGTTTCATAAACAAATAACCATTCAAGATTTTCCGCTGAGAGGAAACACGGTCTATCTGCATGTAAAGCGGCGAAGATGGCTAGATAAAACCACTAAGCAAGTCGTACAAAGAGATTGGAATTTAGTAGCACAGGGAACACGAATGACCACCGAGTTCGCTGCTTTTTTAAAAGAAATTAGTCAATACTAG
- a CDS encoding alpha-ketoglutarate-dependent dioxygenase AlkB family protein — MTLFNNDPIPNILPFDGVTHYYGKILNTEKSQYYFNQLLQNINWENDNIFMFGKLIITKRKVAWYGDQPFNYTYSKTTKHALPWNKTLLELKNIIENKSGETFNSCLLNLYHNGEEGMGWHSDAEKELKKDGAIASLSLGADRKFLFKHKETKQTISVHLEHGSLLLMKGSTQQNWVHRLPPTKKVNSPRINLTFRTIIA; from the coding sequence ATGACCTTGTTTAACAACGATCCTATACCAAACATCCTTCCTTTTGATGGTGTGACACATTATTACGGTAAAATTTTGAATACGGAAAAATCACAATATTATTTCAATCAATTGCTCCAAAATATAAACTGGGAGAATGATAACATATTCATGTTTGGAAAATTAATAATTACCAAACGCAAAGTCGCCTGGTATGGCGACCAACCTTTTAACTATACCTATTCTAAAACAACTAAACACGCCCTACCTTGGAATAAAACACTTTTAGAATTAAAAAACATAATAGAAAATAAGAGTGGTGAAACATTTAACTCTTGTCTACTAAATTTATATCACAACGGTGAGGAAGGTATGGGATGGCATAGTGATGCTGAAAAGGAATTAAAAAAAGATGGTGCCATAGCTTCGCTAAGCTTAGGAGCAGACCGTAAATTTTTATTTAAACACAAAGAAACTAAGCAAACCATTTCGGTACACCTAGAACACGGCAGCTTATTACTTATGAAAGGGAGCACACAACAAAACTGGGTACACCGCTTACCTCCAACTAAAAAAGTAAATAGTCCTCGAATAAATTTAACCTTTAGAACCATTATAGCATAA
- the metK gene encoding methionine adenosyltransferase codes for MAYLFTSESVSEGHPDKVADQISDALIDNFLAFDIDAKVACETLVTTGQVVLAGEVKSTTYLDVQKIARETINKIGYTKGEYMFDGNSCGVLSAIHEQSPDINRGVDRATKEEQGAGDQGMMFGYATRETENFMPLALDLSHRILKELTELRRENKDITYLRPDSKSQVTIEYSDDNIPQRIDSIVISTQHDEFDEDEKMLATIRKDIINILIPRVIAKLPKEIQMLFNDKITYHINPTGKFVIGGPHGDTGLTGRKIIVDTYGGKGAHGGGAFSGKDPSKVDRSAAYATRHIAKNLVAAGVADEVLVQVSYAIGVVEPMGVFIDTYGTCPFNMTDGEIAEKVSELFDLRPYAIEKNLKLRSPMYSETAAYGHMGRENETVSKTFTQPNGESITLDVELFTWEKLNRVDDIKQAFGL; via the coding sequence ATGGCTTATTTATTTACCTCAGAAAGTGTTTCTGAAGGACACCCTGATAAAGTGGCAGACCAAATTAGCGATGCGCTTATTGATAACTTTTTAGCGTTTGATATCGATGCGAAAGTGGCTTGCGAAACTTTAGTAACCACAGGTCAAGTGGTTTTAGCAGGCGAAGTAAAATCGACCACCTATCTAGATGTTCAAAAAATTGCACGAGAAACCATAAATAAAATTGGATACACCAAAGGCGAATACATGTTTGACGGTAATTCTTGCGGTGTTTTATCTGCTATTCACGAACAATCACCAGATATTAACCGTGGTGTAGATAGAGCAACAAAAGAGGAGCAAGGCGCTGGCGACCAAGGTATGATGTTTGGTTATGCCACACGCGAAACCGAGAATTTCATGCCTTTGGCCTTAGATTTATCGCATAGAATTTTAAAAGAACTTACTGAATTACGTAGAGAAAACAAAGACATTACTTACTTAAGACCCGACTCCAAAAGTCAGGTAACTATAGAATATAGCGACGATAACATCCCGCAACGTATTGACTCGATTGTGATCTCTACACAGCATGACGAGTTCGACGAGGATGAAAAAATGCTCGCCACCATAAGAAAAGATATTATTAACATTTTAATACCACGTGTTATTGCCAAATTGCCTAAGGAAATACAAATGTTATTTAATGATAAAATTACATACCATATAAACCCAACTGGCAAATTTGTTATCGGCGGTCCGCACGGCGATACAGGCTTAACAGGCAGAAAAATTATTGTAGACACTTATGGCGGTAAAGGGGCCCATGGTGGTGGTGCTTTTTCTGGAAAAGACCCCAGTAAAGTAGATAGAAGTGCAGCTTATGCCACTCGACATATCGCAAAAAACTTGGTTGCTGCAGGCGTGGCAGACGAGGTTTTAGTTCAAGTAAGTTATGCTATTGGGGTTGTTGAACCTATGGGGGTTTTTATAGACACTTACGGCACATGCCCATTTAATATGACCGATGGAGAAATTGCAGAAAAGGTTTCTGAACTGTTTGATTTACGACCATATGCTATTGAAAAAAATCTAAAATTACGCTCACCAATGTATAGCGAAACCGCAGCTTACGGCCATATGGGACGAGAAAACGAAACTGTTTCCAAAACCTTTACCCAACCAAATGGCGAAAGCATAACGCTTGATGTAGAGCTATTTACTTGGGAAAAACTTAATCGTGTAGACGATATAAAACAAGCTTTTGGTTTGTAG
- a CDS encoding transposase, whose protein sequence is MGHFYGVNGKKLQRQYKDYLSDFKEWDQKKHAKQWLIFPENIGAYLSIDETALSKGELYTIITNKKAKGKKGSIVAIFAGTKVDPIIEQLLKISAKKRAKVKEITLDMANSMKTICKKCFPKAVQVTDRFHVQKLALEALQDIRIKHRWEAIDLENEKIKQARASNKRYNPEIFKNGDTRKQLLARSRYLLYKNPSKWTKNQYQRSAILFNEYPDIKVAFNLVQGLRNIFNTAKSVEIAYTKLAHWYNDVEKTGFRAFNSIANTIHINYRSILNYFINRSTNASAESFNTKIKAFRAQFRGVKNVEFFLYRLITIFA, encoded by the coding sequence ATTGGACACTTCTATGGAGTAAATGGGAAAAAATTACAACGACAGTATAAAGACTATTTAAGCGATTTTAAAGAGTGGGATCAAAAGAAGCACGCCAAACAATGGCTCATTTTTCCAGAGAATATAGGTGCTTATCTATCTATTGATGAAACAGCACTCTCCAAAGGTGAACTCTACACCATAATTACAAACAAAAAAGCAAAAGGAAAGAAAGGTAGTATAGTCGCCATTTTTGCTGGAACCAAAGTAGATCCCATTATAGAACAACTGCTCAAAATCTCAGCAAAGAAAAGAGCTAAGGTCAAGGAAATAACTCTAGATATGGCAAACTCAATGAAAACTATATGTAAAAAATGCTTCCCAAAAGCCGTACAAGTCACAGATCGTTTTCACGTGCAAAAGCTAGCTTTGGAAGCATTACAAGACATTAGAATTAAGCATAGATGGGAGGCCATAGACCTAGAAAACGAAAAAATCAAGCAAGCTAGAGCAAGCAATAAAAGGTATAATCCTGAAATATTTAAAAATGGTGACACAAGAAAACAACTCTTAGCTAGAAGCAGATATTTACTTTATAAAAATCCTTCTAAATGGACAAAAAATCAATACCAAAGAAGTGCAATACTCTTCAATGAATATCCTGATATCAAGGTTGCATTTAACTTAGTACAGGGACTAAGAAATATTTTCAATACAGCAAAATCAGTAGAAATAGCATACACAAAATTAGCGCATTGGTATAACGATGTGGAGAAAACTGGATTTAGAGCTTTTAATTCAATAGCAAATACAATACATATTAACTATCGATCTATATTAAACTACTTCATAAATAGAAGTACAAACGCATCAGCAGAATCATTTAATACCAAAATCAAAGCGTTTAGAGCGCAGTTTAGAGGTGTGAAAAACGTAGAATTCTTCCTCTATAGATTAATAACAATATTTGCTTAA